GAGCACTTGCAACCCCTCGAGTTGATCCAATTCGGGCAGATGGTTGAGCTGGGTTTCGGCCAGACGGAGTTCCACCAATCCATCCTCGGTCAGCAGGTTGAGGTCGGGGGAGCCGATGCGGCTGGCGTTGAGGATCAGGATATGGAGGCCGCACAGTGGCGAAATATCATTCAGCCCCGGATTGTTGCCGATATCGATGATCCATCCCAATGAGCCGGTCGGCTGCCAGTTGAAGTTGAGGGTTTCCACTTCCGGATTAAGGATCTGCAGTGCTTCGGCAAGGGCCGGGAAGCGGGTTTCGGGATCGAAGGCGCTCTGGTTGAGGTGGTAGAACAGGCGGGGCAGGCCATCGGCGATGCCGTAGGTCTTGAAATCCTTCACCAGCCTCGGCAGGTCGGCATCCGTAATGGCGCCGGTCTCCATGTATTTCTTGGCCAGCCGGATGGCCGGCGGGTTTTTCTCCACCGGATGGCCGTGGTTCCCGGAGAGGATTTGCCATGCATTCGTGAAGTCCAGTTGCGAAATCAGCATCTTGCCCTTGCGCATCCATGCGGATTCAAGGTTCGGGTCGAAGGCCAGGCTGGTGTCCAGCGACTGCTTGGCGGCGGCGAACTTGAAGTCCTGTTCCTGCTGCGCCATCAGGTTGAGGTAGTCCGGCGCCACTTTTTGGGCGGTTGAGGCGATATATTCGTTTTTAACCTGGAGCCGATCCAGTGCATCGAGCGCGACCCGTTCGCTTTCCTTGATGGATGAAAAGCTCTGCGCCAGAATCGTGGCGATGATGGCCGCCATGGCCGCAATCAGGCTGACCGCCAGCTTGTGGCGTTTGATCAGCAGGGCGACGTGCGTGATGAAGGTTGGGTTTTCGGCGGTGGTGGCGAAGCCGTCCTGGTATTGGTGGACATCGCGGATGAGCGCGGCCACGTTGGGGTAGCGGTCGGCGGGATCCGTTGCCATGGCCTTCATGGCGATGGCCGCCAGCGCGGCCGGGATGCGCAGCTCGGGGGCCCGCTTGCCCGGGGGCGGGAAGTCGCCCCGAACCGTGCGTTGCAACGACTCCTTGACGGTGCCGCCCTCGATGGGGCAGTGGTGCGTCAGGATTTCGTAGAGTACGGCGCCGAGCATGTAGACGTCGGTCTGGAAATCGATGTCGGACGGGACGCCCTGCGCCTGCTCCGGCGACATGTAGCCCGGGGTTCCGCCCACCACATTCTTGTGTTCGCGCCGCTTGGCGGTTTTTTCTAGATAGCGCGTGAGCGTTTGCCCGTTTTCCAGCGAGACATCGTCGAGGCTCTTCCACGAAACGGGCTCGCCGTCGTATTCGTTCAGGTGGGTGATGAGCGTCGAGAGTCCCCAGTCGAGCACATGCACGTCGCCGAAGTCGCCGACATTCACGTTCGAGGGTTTCAGGTCGAGATGGATGACGCCCTTGGTGTGGGCATAGTCGATGGCGTTGCAGACCTTGAGAAAGATGGCCAGCAGGCGGGTGAGGGTGTAGCGTTTTTGGTATTCCGAGTTCTGGTTTCGCAGTTTCCGGATGATTTCGCCCAGGGTTTCGCCCTTGAGCGCCTTCATGGTGAAATAGGGATTCCCGTTTTCATCGAGGGCAATGTCGTAGATCGGGATAATGTTCGGGTGCTGCAGGTTGGCGGTCAGTCGGGCTTCATAGAGAAATGAATCGATGTCGTTTTCAGAGGCGATTTTGGAATCCTGGATCAGCGCCATGGCCACTTTGCGGGCCGTGCGGTGGTCGTCGACCTCCCAGATGGCCTTCATGCCGCCCTGGTTCAGTTTTTTGTTGGCGGAGTAGCGGTCGGCCGGGTTCCCATCCATCAAGCCGTCGCGATTCGACGCGTTTTCATGCAAATCCTCCTCGAACAGGATTTTTTCGGTATCCGAGAAGACGATGTCATCCGCGAAAAGATTGGCATTGCCGATTTCGCGACGGGGCGGCTCGGTTTTGTCCCCGGTTTCGCGTTTTATATCTGCGGATTCGTCCATTGCGGTTCCTAGGCTGATGAATAGTGCGGGAGAGTAGCATTGCCGCCGCATATGGGCAAAAGAAAACCCCGCTGGGGGGGCGGGGTTGTCGGAGTAACTTTCAAGAAGCTTGCAACAGGTTTGGGTTCACTTGAGCCGCGTGCTTCAGTTGGGTTGTTGTTGGGTTCGCTTATTAATACGTAGGCAAAAATCCAACCGTTACCCGAAAAACGACTTTTTTTTCACTTTTTCCGGAAACTGCGGGAAACCCTAATAAAAGCGGTTGTTTTTAGGGCGGAAAAAAATGTCGGAAACAGAAAGGTGACATCCATTTGCGCGATCGTGCAAATGGATGTCACCTCAAATGCTACTCATGCGAGAGGGGGTGGGGGTTGGAAGCGGAAGGTTCCGCGGAGCCAGATGACGGTTTCGTCGTTCGAGAAGTTGCCGGCCCCGTTTTCGCCTTTCAGGTAGAAGGCGGCAGTGGCGGTTGTGTCGATGTGGGCATTCGGCCTTGGAAAAGCCTGCGGTATCAAATAGAAAGCCAGCATGAACCTTGAAGCCCGAACCGTTGCGGCGATGATCCTCATCTATTGCAAGGCCCACCATGCTCCGGGCGGAGGGCTATGCCCGGATTGCGCAGATCTGATGGGCTATGCGGGGCGGCGCATCGAAAAATGCCCCTTCGGCGCCGGCAAGCCCGTTTGCAATCAATGCACGGTTCATTGCTACAAACCCGACATGCGGGAGCGTATCCGGGAGGTTATGCGCTATGCCGGCCCGCGCATGCTGGCCTATCATCCCGTTTTAGCGGTTCGGCACCTGCTAAGGTCGAGGAGAAAAACTTCGAACATCGAACGTTGAACTTCGAACTTCCAACTTCGGTCGGCTGGCTTGCTGTTCAACGTTCCGTGTTCGCAGTCCGCTTTCTATTCGGGGAATCGCTCGAAATAGACCACGCCCTGCTTGGGGCAGATGGTGATCAGGTAGTTTTCGAGCATCAGGCGCCCGGCGCGGGGAGGCGGGTTTGCCGTACGGGTTGGATCCACGGGATAGAGCATGGTCGGCACCTTGCGATAGACCACGTCGCCAATGCTCACCTGCTTGGTCTTGCTCACCTTGACATCGCTGCGGATAAAGTGGTAGTCGCCCGCAACGTCGAGGATGATCGGGGTGGGCTCGCCGAAGATGGCTCCTTCGACCGCAAGTCCATAGCCCCGGAGCCCGACCATCTTTGCCTCCGTCATCAGCAAGTCCTGATGGGGGATATAGGGGATGCTCGCTGAAAAATGGACGGCCTCTTCCCTGAAATCGAACTGGATGTATTCGAAATGGACTAGGTTGTCCCAGCCGAACACGGCCTCCACCTTGGGTTTCTGGATGCCGCGTTCCAGCGGACCGAGCGAATTCATGGCCATGCGGACATAGAGCGGTACGTTTTCCATGAAGAGTTGGTCGATGCGAATCTGCCTGACCACGGCGGCATAGGCCTCCACCCCGCCGGTGTTGTATCCCCCGCGGTAGGGAATCGACTGATCGTCGACTCCCAGGAACGTGGCCTCGAATTCCTGGGAGGCCTTGAATTCCATCCACGACGTAGGCGAGCTGGTGTCGAGCAGCAATTTAAGCTTCATGCGGGGGGAGCGGCCGCGCACTTCGATGACGGGAATTTTCCCTTTCTCAAAGTCGACCGTGGCCATGTGGTTCGGGTGCATCCTGGCATGGCCCCGAAAATCGAGGCCGCCTCTGACGGCATAGGCTTCGAATCCGAAATACTGCGGCATCTTGGAGTGCGCGAGGTAGGTGTTTTGCTGCATCTTCGGCAAAACGAATTCGTCGCCGTCGTCGGCCATCGTTTTTTCATCGGCCGATTTGCAACCACCCAGCAACAAAATCGAGAGCAGGCAGGGGATAGCGAGTTCTGGCATCTTCATGGTTGTTGTCCTTGGGTATGGGCGGGGGCCCGTTGGTCGTAGGTGTCGAGCAAATGGAGGATGTCCGCCGGCGATTCCGAAAGGCAGGCCAGGAGCAGGTTGTCGGTCAGCGCAAAGGTCAGGCTCTTGCCGCGGGCAATGTTGGGCGGGCTATATTGCCAGATCGGCCACACCGCATGCTTGCCGAGCAACTCCAGGTTTTCGTTGCGCGTGTGTTCCAGCTTCCAGCGTAGCCAGGGGCTGCGCCAGCCCACCCAGCTTGCCGCCGCCCAGCTCTTGCTGCGCCCGGCGTTGCGAAAGGGGATGTCGGCCACGGCGATTTCCGATGCCGCCGCAAGTTTAATCCAGCCGTTGGCGTCCGTGAGTTCCTTCAGGGTGTTGCCGGCGCCGAGCGCCTTGTCGAGCTGCCCGCAGA
This DNA window, taken from Pontiella desulfatans, encodes the following:
- a CDS encoding serine/threonine-protein kinase; translation: MDESADIKRETGDKTEPPRREIGNANLFADDIVFSDTEKILFEEDLHENASNRDGLMDGNPADRYSANKKLNQGGMKAIWEVDDHRTARKVAMALIQDSKIASENDIDSFLYEARLTANLQHPNIIPIYDIALDENGNPYFTMKALKGETLGEIIRKLRNQNSEYQKRYTLTRLLAIFLKVCNAIDYAHTKGVIHLDLKPSNVNVGDFGDVHVLDWGLSTLITHLNEYDGEPVSWKSLDDVSLENGQTLTRYLEKTAKRREHKNVVGGTPGYMSPEQAQGVPSDIDFQTDVYMLGAVLYEILTHHCPIEGGTVKESLQRTVRGDFPPPGKRAPELRIPAALAAIAMKAMATDPADRYPNVAALIRDVHQYQDGFATTAENPTFITHVALLIKRHKLAVSLIAAMAAIIATILAQSFSSIKESERVALDALDRLQVKNEYIASTAQKVAPDYLNLMAQQEQDFKFAAAKQSLDTSLAFDPNLESAWMRKGKMLISQLDFTNAWQILSGNHGHPVEKNPPAIRLAKKYMETGAITDADLPRLVKDFKTYGIADGLPRLFYHLNQSAFDPETRFPALAEALQILNPEVETLNFNWQPTGSLGWIIDIGNNPGLNDISPLCGLHILILNASRIGSPDLNLLTEDGLVELRLAETQLNHLPELDQLEGLQVLDISGTRIRNLANIIRYPKLRALDLSGIEELAISPQLIWNQNLKMLTVAEAFRNDQTIINLTRRGVIIIYSDN
- a CDS encoding nitrous oxide-stimulated promoter family protein, whose translation is MNLEARTVAAMILIYCKAHHAPGGGLCPDCADLMGYAGRRIEKCPFGAGKPVCNQCTVHCYKPDMRERIREVMRYAGPRMLAYHPVLAVRHLLRSRRKTSNIER